The genomic interval TTGCACGGAACTGTAGAACCACCGGTGTCCAGGACGCATCTAAGTCATTTACAGGGTCAATTATACGGAACGTGGAAACTCAGACCTTCGCCCTATGGGCAGGCTAACCGTGAGGCATGCTGTTGGAGGACTGGGGGTGAGATGCCATAAGGAAGCGAATGCTTTTCTGTAATGGAAGAGATACCGGTTGAAATATTACCGGCTCAGTAATGAGGCTGATAGTTGGCAGGTGCCTTATTACGTGAACATTGAATGAATCAGTTGAAAGAAGGGAACGCAAATGACGGGTGCTAAGCCTGGTGCCCCCTTCGTTTTTTTTGATATACTGACAGTCAGTTATTAACGTGAAGAAATTTATTAGCGGGTTTCTCCATAAGAGAAGCTTAAACAGGTGCTTGAGCTGTATGATGGGAAACTATCACGTACAGTTCTTAGGAGGGAATCGGGCAGCAATGCCCGTGACCTATCCGGTACAAAAAGGAGAAATCATATGGCGATATCGAGACAAGCAATACTAATTGGATCCCCAAGCGTAAAACCGGAACTTCCTGGCGTGACCACTGATATGGGGAATATTAAACAGTTTTTATTGTCGAATAAGGGTGGGGCTTGGAGGGCAGACGAAATAGTAACCCTTTCAGATCCCAGTTCCGCCGCTGTGGATGCGCAAATCGAATCGGCTAGGTACAAAGATTATGTTTTTATTTCTTGCTCTGGGCATGGTGAGCATCGTGTCGGAAAAGGTCTTGATGAAACGGTAATGTATGTAAAAGAAAATGAGACTGTTTCGATTAGCAGTATAAATCCTAGAAACAAACGTCACTTGGTCATAGTCGATGTGTGTCGAAAATTAATTAGAGTCGAGACAATGGAAGAAACGAGAGCCGCAATGAAGGCATTTATGAAAAGTGCGGCCATACCCATAGATTATAGAAAAATATTCGATGACGCAGTAATGGCTAACCCTGAAGGTCGTATTGTTGCATATTCATGTGATATCAACCAATCTGCTGGTGACGACGGCAGTGGCGGTGTTTTTACTCAAGAGTTGTTAGCTGCCCCGAAATATTTTTCGCCTACAAACAACAATCAATATGGCATTGTCAAAATAAATGCAGCTTTTGATCAGGCAAAAACAATGACATACGCAAAAAATGCACCTCAAAGCCCTGTATTTAATGCTGGGAGACGTATGGACTTTTACCCATTTGCTATTGTTTAAACGGTGAGAAAATGATCACAGATTACAACAAAGACAAATGGGGGCCACTTGAACTAAAACATCTAATTTTAGATACAGAGGAATTTATTGCCTTTATAGATCATCGTAATGATTTAGACTGGATAACAAGTAAAGAGTTTGATGCAAAAGGCCCGCAATCTCCAGAGAAGCATCACGAAATATTAAATACGGTTGCATTGTTGGAATGCAAACCAATTGTTCATCTTTCCGAAAACAACCAGTTAAATTTTAAAAGATTATTAGGTGAGGCTTTGGCAAGGAGCCTAAAGCATGATTACAAAAAGGCTTCGAGTATACTCGTCCATGCTGAAAACTTCCTTATGGATAGAGGTAAGGAAATATCGCGTCAATGGTATTTAAACCGAGCAGGTATAACCTCACTAATCATATTTGCAGTTGGTGTTCTCTTTTGGGTTTTTCGTGATTTAAGCATAAAAGTCCTAGCGTGAGTTTATCACGAAATAAGGTGTAAGACAAAGACATCAAGTTGCAATCCAATGATTTGTATCGGGTTGCGACTTTTTTTGTCTAAAAAATTATGTATACACTGAATAATACTATATTTATATTGCATTATAT from Candidatus Kuenenia stuttgartiensis carries:
- a CDS encoding caspase family protein, whose protein sequence is MAISRQAILIGSPSVKPELPGVTTDMGNIKQFLLSNKGGAWRADEIVTLSDPSSAAVDAQIESARYKDYVFISCSGHGEHRVGKGLDETVMYVKENETVSISSINPRNKRHLVIVDVCRKLIRVETMEETRAAMKAFMKSAAIPIDYRKIFDDAVMANPEGRIVAYSCDINQSAGDDGSGGVFTQELLAAPKYFSPTNNNQYGIVKINAAFDQAKTMTYAKNAPQSPVFNAGRRMDFYPFAIV